One region of Elusimicrobiota bacterium genomic DNA includes:
- a CDS encoding PorV/PorQ family protein, producing MERRKEDLETGSGKMKMRKFSNFRCSLVFLAAFAALCRAQPAFAAFGGGDKGTSAAQFLKLGAGARAAGMGEAYSAVCADAGAVYWNPGALSALRGVSGTFTHAGLFGALTYDYLGYAQSLKNIGTVALGIQYLSAGRIPETDSGGFETGNNMTPVQLAVSAAYSRKIGGFGIGAAAKYIRSRLAGSASALAADAGILSPGLINDKLRLAFVVQNAGGGLKYGQRADPLPLNFKLGGAFSFSDKLILGLDVNFPRDNGLYAGAGAEYLFRYSAVSFAGRLGYNTRTPGDIDGMAGVSAGLGIMFRNLALDYAFIPFGSLGSAHRISLNFNFGGD from the coding sequence ATGGAAAGGCGAAAAGAAGATCTTGAAACTGGTAGTGGAAAAATGAAGATGCGTAAATTCAGCAATTTCCGCTGTTCCCTTGTTTTTCTGGCGGCCTTTGCCGCGCTCTGCCGGGCGCAGCCTGCTTTTGCCGCGTTCGGCGGCGGTGACAAAGGGACATCCGCCGCGCAATTTTTGAAATTGGGAGCAGGCGCCAGGGCCGCGGGAATGGGGGAGGCTTATTCGGCGGTCTGCGCCGACGCGGGGGCTGTTTACTGGAATCCCGGCGCGCTAAGCGCTCTGAGAGGCGTTTCCGGGACTTTTACGCACGCCGGCTTGTTCGGCGCGCTGACTTATGACTATCTGGGCTACGCGCAGTCCCTGAAGAATATCGGAACTGTCGCTTTGGGCATTCAGTATTTGTCCGCCGGCCGCATACCTGAAACGGACTCCGGCGGCTTTGAAACCGGGAATAATATGACCCCGGTCCAGCTTGCCGTCTCCGCAGCCTATAGCCGGAAGATCGGCGGTTTTGGAATAGGCGCGGCCGCCAAATATATCAGGTCCCGGCTTGCGGGGAGCGCCTCCGCGTTAGCCGCCGACGCCGGCATTTTAAGCCCGGGATTAATAAACGATAAACTGCGGCTGGCATTCGTCGTTCAGAACGCCGGAGGCGGCTTGAAATACGGGCAAAGGGCCGATCCGCTGCCTTTGAATTTTAAACTGGGCGGCGCATTTTCTTTTTCGGACAAGCTCATTCTCGGCCTTGACGTGAATTTTCCGCGGGATAACGGGCTTTATGCCGGCGCGGGCGCCGAATATCTTTTCCGTTATTCCGCTGTTTCTTTTGCGGGGCGGCTCGGGTATAATACCAGAACGCCGGGAGATATTGACGGTATGGCCGGAGTATCTGCGGGCCTTGGGATTATGTTCCGCAACCTGGCGCTGGATTACGCTTTTATTCCGTTCGGTTCGCTTGGCAGCGCGCATAGAATATCATTGAACTTTAACTTCGGCGGCGATTGA